CGTCTCAGACTAAGCCCAAATCgatttcatttttaattgaAACGACTTGGTCAGATGTTAATGATCGGGTCGGAATTTTTTTAGTGGCAAATCGCAATTGACAAAACGCCCTTAATCAATCTTTAATTTGCATTTCAAAATTAGATATTGAGGATTTGTATCTTCCCTAAAAACTTAAAGTAGGTTGTATCACAAACCTAGTCACTAATCAAGCACAGCGGAACACGAATCAAGCAAGAAAGAAGGAACACAAGAAACTTTTGTTAACCCGGTGTTCAACTTCCTTCCTTGATGTGAAGGAGCTATACTCACCGGAGAGAGATATTGGCCTCTCAACCTTCCATTATGTGAAACACGAGAGTGCAATACCATGAGGTTACAATTGATTACTGCCTCTCTTGATCTCTACAAATCACCTAGAGATACAAGTATGTAGGGAATAGCCTAGGTAGCCTACCGAGAGCCTACTACTCTCTAGCTTCCTCTGTTGAGATCCAAGCCTTGGTCTCGAGCTTTTTATCGAGCTATCTCTCTTATGTGCCTTTCCTCTGTGTTTCCCTTGTCCTATCTTGTTTTTAGGTCTTTTGTCGTGACCTCTCATTCATGATATATTAGCACTTGACCTAATGGGCTTTATCGACTAGGCATATAGTTCATCACACGTAACTTGTGCAAGCTGGCCCAACTTGCACAAGTCTGGTGGACTTGACCAAACCTCAATAAACTTCACATGTTTGGTCCAAGTCCCTAGACCTGAGATACTAAAGTGTCGCCAACTGCCATTCTTTACATCTTTTGGAAACCACACTGCATATCTCTTCCACGAACAAACTGACTACTGCACAAATTGATCCATACTAGAACCTTGATCATCTTTTAAAGACAAAATACATTCATTGTGATCTTTAAAGCTTCAGTTTCTTACACGTTGCACAACATGAGGAACCAGACATTACAACTTTTCTCTGTGACTCCATTGGAGTGAGACAGTTTATTCTGAAGATTTGAACCTAAGAAATTGATGACCTGACTTTGATTCCATCTCCTTAAGCCTAGTTTTGACTTAATATGAATCTGTTTTCAACTTGAGGTATCCTCCAGCTCAAACAAAcatcaaatcaatttttaacCATGCATACCACGAACACGCTCAACTGTGCAGCTGTTCTTGAACACGCTCATTTGTGCAGCTGTTCTTACTTCAGTCTTTGAATATTTATGTTCTTACAAACCCTGCAACATCCCTTACTTGTTTTTGATAGAACAGAAAATCATTAGGTTCGATTGGATCTTTCTCCGTGAGAGATCTTCCACCGTTTCCGACGTTTCCTTCGTATATCACacactcatcttcttctttctctgatgTTGCCTATCCTTCAGCATCATCTCTGATTCGTTATACTCCATGTTCGAAATTGCGCTAGGCGTAATGCGTGCGGTTGGATGACGCCTAGCGCCAAATAAATTAATCAAGAAATATACGGGGATTTATTTTAGggtattttttataatataatgtatattattcatatattgCTGACTTTTACAAGAAAAAGGTGTTGGTGTAGtggtttagtgttttattttaACATGTCCCGGCTCAGGTGCGACCAACAGTGAGTACCAAAGTTATAGATTTTCGGGATTTTCATTAATGAGGGGCAATTTTGTTATTCACCAGTAATCCTCTTCCTTTAGGTTTTCCTCTGCAAAACTAAACACGATGGCCGCTGgtttttttcttgaatttcCTGTCATTTTCTTGTTGTTTTAGTCATTAAATCATAGATCTAGTGTAGGTTATTTGATTTATGGAATAAAATGAACAAAAACTGGAGCGTTTTCATAACATCCGATTTTTTTGTCCGATTAGACTGAATTCACTATGGTTCAGAGCCGGTTAACGCATATCCACCGCGTTCTCGGGTCAAACCGCCGCGTTTAAGAACATGGGTTATACTTGACCCCGTGACATGATCAGGACTACAAGTCCCCTGATTCTACTTCTTTAATTAGAATCAATCCAGCTTCGACCTATACAAAACCTTGGATCCTCAAAAccaatgctctgataccacttgttcaGGATTTGTATATTCCTTAGAAACTTAAAGTAATTCGTATCGCAAACCTAGTCACTAATCAAGCACAATAGAACACGAATCAAGCAAGAAAGAAGGAACACAAAACACTTTTGTTAACCCGGTGTTCACCTCCCTTCCTCATTGTGAGGAAGTAGCTATACTCACCGGAGAGCAAAATTTGCCTCTCAACCTTCCATTACATGAAACATGAAGAGTACAATACCCTGAGGTTGCAATTGATTTGTGATTCCGTTGATCTCTATTACAAATCACCTAGAGATACAAATATATAGGGAAAAGCCTAACTAGCCTAGAgagaacctctctctctctctctctctctctctctctctctctctctctctctctctctctctctcctcttcttcgtGTTAGGTCTTCTATTGTGCCCCTTTCTCTCTGATATATCAGCACTTGACCTAATTGACTTTGTCGAATAGACCTATGTTCGGTGTAACTTTTGCAAGTTGGGCCAACTCGAACATGTCGAATAAACTTAAACCTCAATATTAGATTAGAGAGGGAAATTTGGCTGAACTAAAAAGTAATGAAGGGAAATCTAAAGATAACATATATTTGAATGATCTAGCCAAGAGGTTAGTAATATGGGTGGGAATATATATGGTTTATTGGTCTACGGATGGTTTTAAGCAGTAATCCATAATTAAACCGCAACTTGccaaaagattaaaaaaaaactatggtcCAGGTCACggaaccaaaaagaaaaaccacaTAGCCAACATTTCTAACAGCCGttgatttagatatttaatctcATCCATCCAACGGACAAAGTCGTCTTACGTCAGCGATCCTCGTGAATATATCCTATCCAATAGAATGTGTTTCTTCTCCCTTCTTAATATCTCCAAGCGCTTCAGAGTTTCTTCATCTCAAAACCTAAATCTCCACTTCCGCCTCTTCGTTCCCGAGAAAAATCTAAGAAAGAGAGATTCACGATGGCACCAAAGGCAGGAAAGAAACCAGCGGAGAAGAAACCAGCCGCCGCGGAGAAGCCAGTGGAGGAAGAGAAGGTAGCGGAGAAAGCACCAGCGGAGAAGAAGCCCAAGGCCGGGAAGAAGCTACCGAAGGAAGCCTCCGGCATCGGCGCGAccgacaagaagaagaagcgcagCAAGAAGAGCGTCGAGACGTACAAGATCTACATCTTCAAGGTGCTCAAGCAAGTCCACCCAGACATCGGGATCTCGAGCAAGGCCATGGGGATCATGAACAGCTTCATCAACGACATCTTCGAGAAGCTTGCTCAGGAAGCGTCGAAGCTCGCTAGGTACAACAAGAAGCCTACGATTACTTCTCGCGAGATCCAGACAGCGGTTAGACTCGTTCTTCCTGGTGAGCTTGCTAAGCACGCCGTGTCTGAAGGAACCAAGGCTGTGACTAAGTTTACTAGCTCTTGAAATGAAAATCTCTTGTTAGGATTCTAGATCTGAGCACTTTTGGGTTTGTCTTTTGGTACCGATTATGCTTATCTTAGCTTTATGATGCGGTGACTTTGTAAGAACATATGAATGATTAATCGTCTCTTTTGTTTTCGAATTAATTTATCCTGAAATTACTCTCATTTATCCTATTTTCAAACTCCAATTGTTCACATAGATGTTATCTTCTAGTAAACGCCAGTTTCTAATTTTCTGCTAAAAGTTTGAACTGGATGTTCTTCATTGGTTCAATTGTAAGACTCATTAGTATTTAATTAAACCTTAACCTGTCAACAAGAATATAAATAGTTAATGTATCACTAACTCTAAAGGTCAATCACTTACTTTGGTTAAACTACTGCCACATACTTACATTTTGATTAAGTCAAAGCCACAAACTTTACTGGAATTGAAAACTGCCATCTGCTTGTTACACTCGTCATCATTGTTAAATATACTCAACAATTATCAACCATTCACTATCATTACACAACACCTTCAACCGGAAACTAGTTTTGCGGTGGACATTCCTCGGTCGCTGGTTAGTTAGGTGATGATCTTCAATAAAACCCACTAGCtaccattttaaaaatttaataaagcACCACCCAAAACATTTAATAGTAtatgatttgtattgataattcTCATTACATATAATTTACTCGGTAACCAGATGG
This genomic stretch from Raphanus sativus cultivar WK10039 chromosome 3, ASM80110v3, whole genome shotgun sequence harbors:
- the LOC108844157 gene encoding histone H2B.3 produces the protein MAPKAGKKPAEKKPAAAEKPVEEEKVAEKAPAEKKPKAGKKLPKEASGIGATDKKKKRSKKSVETYKIYIFKVLKQVHPDIGISSKAMGIMNSFINDIFEKLAQEASKLARYNKKPTITSREIQTAVRLVLPGELAKHAVSEGTKAVTKFTSS